One stretch of Xiphophorus maculatus strain JP 163 A chromosome 19, X_maculatus-5.0-male, whole genome shotgun sequence DNA includes these proteins:
- the cdkn3 gene encoding cyclin-dependent kinase inhibitor 3, protein MRRIVFDSSSDEDVEEEQLTPLHISWLPLSIVECSQYLGICALPGCRYRDVRRSLQRDVDELKNQGVQNVFVFCTRGELSKYRVPSLLEVYDQHGFTVHHAPFPDGDVPELEQCYQILTELQVCLERNRKTVVHCYGGLGRSALIAACLLLQLSVTMTADKAIEILREHRGVGAIQTVKQYNFLHEFREKYTAYKESREAAPERSVSR, encoded by the exons ATGAGAAGGATCGTGTTTGACTCTTCCTCTGATGAAGATGTGGAAGAAGAGCAGCTGACGCCGCTCCACATCAGCTG GTTACCTCTGTCCATAGTTGAGTGCTCACAGTACCTCGGAATATGTGCGCTGCCAG GTTGCAGGTATCGAGATGTTCGCAGGTCCCTGCAGAGAGATGTTG ACGAGCTGAAGAACCAGGGGGTGCAGAATGTGTTCGTCTTCTGCACTAGAGGGGAACTGAGCAAGTACAGGGTCCCGTCCCTCCTGGAGGTCTACGACCAACACGGCTTCACGGTGCACCACGCACCGTTCCCCGACGGAGACGTTCCTGAGCTGGAGCAGTGCTACCAGATCCTGACCGAGCTGCAGGTCTGCCTCGAGAGGAACAGGAAGACGGTGGTCCA ctgctaCGGAGGCCTGGGGCGATCTGCTTTAA TCGCCGCCTGCCTGCTGCTCCAGCTCTCGGTGACGATGACGGCCGACAAAGCCATCGAGATCCTCAGAGAGCACAGAGGAGTTGGAGCGATACAAACGGTGAAG caataCAATTTTCTTCACGAGTTTCGGGAGAAGTATACCGCCTACAAAGAGAGCAGGGAGGCTGCCCCAGAGAGATCAGTGTCTCGGTGA
- the LOC102237912 gene encoding uncharacterized protein LOC102237912 — MLNIPVNARTAVYRAEIGSYVLCILPLRRPQALPPLRRRPAGDTARHQVQHQPPERCNATQGSRGKRAEAERLKTPGPERTIYKEGSWLPQQQLGSFGSLAASLAEGLLAGATSEQVMKPQEAELVSEISKLQCMVTELKTGFASALLELGQIQHGDSHLREEMEENRRSCQKKAFRLEALVESLREELGVLRCQIVQLYGNRPGPEPDGKGLTSKPRERDPAEPAGDQGVCECCAPPPACLSRGKLLLHCFLQGLKAGLSEGTDARHQVAMQLLHSEWEYVSTLNQLYDKYKTPPAHQTTVEPHQTYVRCVEQLLQRHVLFRNTLQERLSAEHWKSLVGDILVQLIGQNDTAFSDMYLGYTTTLASFLSLEFNPLNQQGKGLRTQSGQMERDEIKLLSLLLAPVARIHSYLSHIQNLLQWTGKEHPDCSLLLGSERALRSVLSRCHVILEEDVRWEEDEEAGQRAPCDAAAAASSGSCCTRSQQMRAESSSAAQRDVQPAAPLTNGVDGGHSMRLECWSCSPVRRKGFLRDRAALRQPVCHCGHACCSLLAPDAAGWGENSDSGQGTFSQPTVKSTNDPETTRANSETDDTSAFDYSSVTSCSPDGTLRREAMDTNSGEDDEDEEDSQVPVLLKPSFSQEYPAPETRGRTVCVRWQIPRFTPHPPLRSPAGPYVDGPTPCLISSFGKRLVSLRKGSPPPHLKSAFRPIWDDPSKQADSAPERDNRPAGFAPAPAPVRNNFQAFAPSRENLRPAPAQQRGTYGPAVDGGELWDSEDSEGPCSTV; from the exons ATGCTAAATATTCCAGTCAACGCGAGGACGGCCGTCTACCGCGCTGAGATTGGCAGCTA TGTGCTCTGCATCCTTCCTCTGAGGCGGCCACAAGCTCTGCCTCCTCTCAGGAGGAGACCTGCTGGGGACACGGCGCGGCACCAAGTGCAGCACCAGCCTCCCGAACGCTGCAACGCGACACAAGGCAGCCGCGGGAAACGGGCGGAAGCAGAACGGCTGAAGACCCCGGGACCCGAACGCACG ATTTATAAGGAGGGATCTTGGCTCCCGCAGCAGCAGCTCGGCTCTTTTGGCTCGCTCGCCGCTTCCTTAGCAGAGGGTCTGCTGGCAGGTGCGACATCTGAACAG GTCATGAAGCCTCAAGAGGCAGAGCTCGTCTCTGAAATCTCAAAG TTGCAGTGCATGGTCACAGAGCTGAAGACGGGCTTCGCCAGCGCCCTGCTGGAGCTCGGTCAGATCCAGCATGGAGACTCGCACCTgagggaggagatggaggagaacAGGAGGAGCTGTCAGAAAAAAGCTTTCCGCTTGGAGGCGCTGGTCGAGTCGCTGAGG GAGGAACTTGGAGTGCTGAGGTGTCAAATTGTGCAGCTGTACGGCAACAGGCCCGGGCCTGAGCCGGACGGAAAGGGCCTCACGTCCAAACCAAGAGAACG CGATCCAGCAGAGCCAGCCGGTGACCAGGGGGTTTGCGAGTGTTGTGCTCCTCCACCGGCCTGCCTGTCCCGAGGGAAGCTGCTCCTTCACTGCTTCCTTCAGGGCCTGAAGGCCGGGCTGAGCGAAGGGACAG ATGCTCGACATCAGGTGGCCATGCAGCTCCTGCACTCCGAGTGGGAATACGTGTCGACCCTGAACCAGCTGTACGACAAGTACAAAACGCCGCCAGCTCACCAGACGACCGTAGAGCCGCA TCAGACGTATGTGAGGTGCGTGGAGCAGCTCCTGCAGCGACACGTGCTCTTCAGGAACACCCTGCAGGAGAGGTTATCCGCCGAACACTGGAAGTCTCTGGTCGGCGACATCCTGGTGCAGCTCATCGGCCAAAACGAC ACAGCTTTTTCAGATATGTATCTCGGATACACGACGACCTTGGCGTCGTTCCTCTCACTCGAGTTCAACCCGCTGAATCAGCAAGGGAAAGGCCTCCGAACACAG AGCGGCCAGATGGAGAGAGACGAAATAAAACTGCTGTCTTTGCTGTTGGCTCCTGTTGCTAGGATTCACAGCTACCTGAGTCACATTCAG AACCTGCTGCAGTGGACCGGTAAGGAGCATCCCGACTGCAGCCTGTTGTTGGGGTCTGAGAGAGCTCTGAGGAGCGTCTTGTCCCGCTGTCACGTGATCTTGGAGGAGGATGTTCGATGGGAGGAGGACGAGGAAGCCGGGCAACG CGCCCCCTGTGATGCTGCAGCCGCTGCGTCCTCTGGAAGCTGCTGCACCAGGAGCCAGCAGATGAGAGCGGAGTCCAGCTCTGCTGCTCAGAG AGACGTCCAGCCGGCTGCTCCCCTCACCAACGGGGTGGACGGCGGTCACTCCATGCGCCTGGAGTGCTGGTCCTGCAGCCCGGTGAGGAGGAAGGGCTTCCTGAGAGACCGGGCCGCCCTGAGGCAGCCAGTCTGCCACTGCGGTCACGCTTGCTGCTCTCTGCTCGCTCCGGACGCCGCAGGATGGGGAGAAAACAGCGACTCGGGTCAGGGCACCTTCAGCCAGCCCACTGTGAAATCCACCAACGACCCGGAGACGACACGCGCAAACAGCGAGACGGACGACACCTCCGCCTTCGACTACTCCTCCGTCACCTCCTGCAGCCCGGACGGCACCCTGCGGAGGGAGGCGATGGACACCAACAGCGGGGAGGACGACGAAGACGAGGAGGACAGCCAGGTGCCCGTGCTGCTGAAGCCCTCATTCAGCCAGGAGTATCCGGCGCCGGAAACCAGAGGCAgaactgtgtgtgtgaggtggCAGATTCCCAGATTCACCCCTCACCCTCCTCTTAGGAGCCCCGCAGGGCCGTATGTGGACGGACCGACACCTTGCCTCATCAGCTCCTTTGGGAAGAGATTGGTCAGCCTGAGGAAAGGGTCGCCTCCTCCACATCTGAAAAGTGCCTTCAGGCCCATCTGGGACGATCCATCCAAGCAG GCCGATTCCGCCCCAGAGAGGGACAACAGACCTGCTGGGTtcgctccagctccagctccagtgAGGAACAACTTCCAAGCTTTCGCTCCCAGCAGGGAAAACCTGAG GCCTGCGCCTGCGCAGCAGCGAGGGACCTATGGACCAGCCGTGGACGGGGGGGAACTGTGGGACAGTGAGGACAGCGAGGGACCCTGCAGCACAGTTTGa